ATACCACGGATATTGTTTTCAGTATAAATAGAATCGTAACCCAACGAAGTTCAAAATTGACAACACGAATATGGTGGATTCGGTTAGTAAGTTTTCACCATATATTTGACATCAGGTGAAATTATTACGCTTTCGACAGGTAGATTATATCAGAGTCAAGTTGAATTTCTTACGtggattttttgtgtgtgattttaaaccgtcatttcaattataaatGGTACCGTTTTACGGCTACTGTCTCATAATAGTATGGTTTATTCTCTATATATATGTGAATGTTCATAAAGGCGAAGAAAATCCCACGCACGGCCCAATTCGCCTCAGGGACCAACTTCCCCGGAAATCAACTTTACTATATAAAAGCGTGTCCCTGGTCCTTTCCAAATAATAAAATGACTTTGAAAGGTCACTGTCAAGGAAATCGATAATTTTAATTTTCCCACAGAGGTAACATGATTGTCTTTAgaagccattttggattctaaaatagcttgactttttgacattttgaactCTTCTTTTAAATGGATGGTGACCCCTGATTAATTCGAACAaaataacagtaacagtttgatatttgtatttCCAAGGCATTATACTAcattaataataattgtattgaCTTGTATTTCGACGATTCGGAGTTGTTTGCGGTTTCAAGTTATTTTGAAGGATTGAACCAAGTCGCCTGTCTAGACAGCTGCACAGTCTACTATTTTAATAGCGATAACAGCTTTACTCGTGTCGTCATCATCAATCAACAAGTGCTTTGCTACGACAAAATGTCTTGATAAATCCGTCCAAGTCATACCTTTACAATTCTGAAAAGAATTCTTTAGAGAAGGCAACATTTGAAGTCACACATCGGATAAGTTTTTAGATCAAAAGTAGATCGTAGAACGACATCGCGTATCGTTCAACATCCGAAAAAAAGTAGTCGACCGGATATTTACCGAAGTCCATCATCATCTTGCCCCAAGGATGATAGTATCATGTATCTGTGTAATTGTATACGGAATATACAGTTTCAGAACCCTGGATTGCTGATTATTGAACAATtagatgaaatgttttgaaaatgttgtttataAACTGTTTCGTAAACTTATAACCCAGGGTTTATTAAATGTATAACAACAGTTGATATGACAGAATTATGTACCACGTGACTAGAAAGTTTAGTCCATAGACCTACGTCAGTAACCCTCTATAAACAAGGTCACCACAACCACTGCTTTCATGTGTCGACAACAAAATGCACAATTTTCAAACATCAAATACATGttattaatttttataaaattataatttcacaAAGCAAAATGTAACAACTAACACTGAACATGGTCCGAGACTACACATGTGTATGAGCAAATACACGTAcacgcacgtacacacataGTGCACAGCATGTGGACGTACGTCAGATTTTCCTTCCCAATGTACAATATTTGCCTATATCGCTAAATAACTGTCGAAAAGGGGACCGCCTATTCAAATAGAAGAGACTCCTTCAATAATAATGTATAATTTGATGCAAAAAATACAGGAAAGTTGCATTCCTCCAAACTCGATTCGATTTGTATTCAAGCGTTTATGTGATGTTGAGCCTTAATAATTAATCTCTGTGTTGTCCGAAGTGATATGTACAGAACGTGATCACTGAGCAATTGCACATATTTTTCAGCTTGTAGAATATTACGATCATAGAAGACTGAGTCCCCATCCAGAACTGAAACATAGCTATAGTTTACTAGACTGAAAGAAAATGGCAACATATGGTTACAGAGACTGTGGTTCTGGGCTGACTTTCAGTTTTCTAATTGGagaaagaattttttttccatcTCTGTGTGCTTTAACTTAGAAATGGCAGGTTCTGAAAGTTGGTATCCAGTTCTCTTTAAATCATATAAAAACTAAAAGTTATTTTTAGAGAGCAATTCCGTTGTACTTATTATGAGTACTGTGAATACATATGATTAAACTTATAagacgtgtacatgtacaccgtAATGGCCACCTAACTATAGACGATACATTTACATGAATtattctgtatatgtgtatgaaaATTAAGGTTGGTTgataattctctctctctctctctctctctctctctctctctctctctctctctctctctctctctctctctctctctctctctctctctctctctcttcactATATCATTCTTTTATTTCTGTCTCTACTTCAGGCGAACATTTCAGGATTGATAGAAAGCGGTCAAGTTAACATGGATGCTAAACATTTTCAGGCGTACTTAGCTGCATCGAATCTAATATTGGATCACAAACTAGCGGCGAGATTGAAGGCAAGGGATGTGTTACATCATTTACTGCAGTTCAATGCTGTAACCGCGAACGAAGCACACTACGTTGCAACTGGACCCACAGAAAAAATTCAAACAGATAGATTACTAGCGAAGATGAAAGCTAAAGGAGCACCTGGATACTGGGCTTTAAGATCCGCTATGGAAATGTGTGGTGCAAAGTATACTGATTTGATAAACGAAATCGATGTAGCCATGCCGCCCCAGTCTCCTGGATTTCAACACGCCTGGTAAGACAGATTTTCACGGTTGACTGCAAACTTCTATCGGGAACGTTATTCAAGTGACTTCACCAAGATGAACAGGTCACTTACACAGATGGAGAAACAAAAGACATTCAAATGGAGAACACgtgttttgtacatgtcattCTGTTCCTAACAAACGTGCGGAATTTGGACGTCTATTCTACTGGCGGTATGGTACTCAGCTATGGTACTTTACGACAATTATACCATCTGTTACAACAAATTTTAGTGATACACTATATCATGCCATCacagataataaaatgtttgaCAATAATTGCTCCGCcgttaatattatataatttcataCACTCTATCGCCACGAATATTTCGATGCTTGTGTTTGCACACTGCATAATTTCAGTGTTTCATCACGTGACTGAAAGTTGATTGTTTTGCACTTATATTTTTACAATGATTGGAAATTTtccgtcaatgttgaacacctggCATTACTAAATTAAgagtatattttatgtattatcCCCAATCCCACATTACGTGGCTCGCGAATCTGACGAATGTGAAGTAAAGATTCACAAAAGCCTAGTTATTTACGCCGTTGTAATCTTGTATAAATTGTTCAATGGACGTTTCATTTCTTTAATTTCGCCCTTCCTTCAAGTTCTCCCACCATGCAGTTCGCCATCATATTTTAGAATTTTCGTTTCGAATTTCTTTTAGTGAATTTCCAAGTGACCATGGTCATTTCAGTGACGTCATTACAGCTCACTGTTGAAATTTACCAAGTTTGATGTTAATGTACAATTAAAAAAACTACTCTGTATTTctaattaatttattaaaacatgATTTCCACTATACTATATGCGAGTTCTGCAACTTCATAACTTTACGTACATTTCCATGATTTTGAAGTATTATCGAAGACTTAGTGATATCCAATGGTATATAAGAGTGCCAATACGTAAATGAGAATGGATCGTCATTCACGAACAACAccaaattatgatatatatatatatatatatatatatatatatatatatatatatatatatatatatatatatatatatatatatatatatatatatatatataccataatcTGGTAATAACAGCCCATAAAACAAACAGAATataacgatatatatatatatatatatatatatatatatatatatatatatatatatatatatatatatatcgttatATTCTGTTTGTTTTATGGGCTGTTATTACCAGATTATGGTATATTACCTTGGTTATTACCTTGTTTAATATTTTTGGGTTGCCAGCCTTTTGGCgtctacaaaacaaaaacgaatGTGTCAATTTGAATATAACAGCTGCGCATCTATCATTACTTGCATATTGTATTACCAATCGCTCTTGCTTATGTTTCTACATTAAACTATGTACGTTATGATTGGAATGCGACCCAGGATCAGAAATAATTGTCGTTCCAGCCACAGTTTGTACTGCGATCGCGAACGCGATCCAATGCATTGGCATCAGGAGTGAGGCTGCTCAAACAACAGCGCCCCCAGCGTCGTACTCTTAATAAAATCTATTATCGGAAAGTACAAAAACATCCCCACATTAAGCAAAAGAACATTTTAACTGTGCACAATGGGGATCCTCGAGTAAAAGTCTTCTCAGTTGACCCATTTTGACTTGTCTATTTCTTGTCTGTTAACTGTATACAGGAACCACACGACTTGCATTACtttggccaaataaaaaaaatagtgtttccGATATTCCGATCGACcctcattattttattaatgcAAAACGGTATAACaatatttacttctatttccctgtactaccttcatgcctttgccaCATCTGTGGACACTTTTGTGAAAATCGTAtgccagagagaaaccaggtctttgtAGACTATTACCAGCATAACCAGACCATACCACATGTTcgtctatactatactatacattcacttcttttacacctcattcAACTTTCTccgaagtattgtgaccgacgatAAATCTTGTCTTGGAGTCGAAGTaactttcaaacaaaatttaatgtattaaaagtacaataaaatTCCAACTTACCTACCTTATTTTCtcaagtcatgttatcggaaacaaacatttgttttgCCTTGGGTTATGCACTATGCTATTTTACCTTTGTGTTAGACAAATATTTACCTAGAGATTGTACATTTTGGATTCGACTGTAAGATCTATCTTATCGTTCAGCCCAAACCAATCTTCTCAGGGCCGTACTGGCTGATAGAGGGACACAACCCCAAGCATCTCGCAGACTAACCTTTGATACCACTAAAAATCTGAGAGTGGAATATCAGGAAAGACGTACCAGTGGCAATGCCGATTGACTACATTTGGCAGCAATACAGATGGTACTCCACCATGTACATGTTCCACTAGCAGATCGAGTGGGAGACTCTGACGaatgtactttaaaaaaaaaaaagtctataACCCTAACTTTCTGAGTTGCACTTTATTATAGAAGTGACACAAGTCGTACAAATATATGTAGGCATAAATTACTTTCTTTGAAGGCAAAGTTCTTGGAGCCCTCTATACAATGAATTCACACCTGTGTCAATATATGTTACCACACATTTATTTACCAAGgggtagactctctcaccaatCCTCGGGAACATCGCTATtatctgttttgtatgtaccaatatctacctca
This region of Glandiceps talaboti chromosome 4, keGlaTala1.1, whole genome shotgun sequence genomic DNA includes:
- the LOC144434452 gene encoding uncharacterized protein LOC144434452; the encoded protein is MDAKHFQAYLAASNLILDHKLAARLKARDVLHHLLQFNAVTANEAHYVATGPTEKIQTDRLLAKMKAKGAPGYWALRSAMEMCGAKYTDLINEIDVAMPPQSPGFQHAW